Proteins encoded by one window of Mesorhizobium sp. INR15:
- a CDS encoding cytochrome c1 has product MKKILTSLALIGLVAAGTGAAGTWAIAAEEAHNAAAPTHFPMQEPKEMGWSFSGPFGTYDKAQLQRGLKVYKEVCSACHSMNLVAFRTLSDLGYSEAQVKSFAAGYTIHDGPNDAGDMFDRPGKPSDHFPAPFANEEAAAASNGGAAPPDMSLLAKARGVERGFPQFVFDIFTQYDSGGPDYIHSLLTGFDQTPPTGMVIPEGTHYNPHFMSGVSLKMAKPLSDGAVTYDDGSPQTVEQYSRDISAFLMWAAEPHMEDRKKMGFRVLVFLLLFGALMYLTKRKVWEGVAH; this is encoded by the coding sequence ATGAAAAAGATTCTCACCTCGCTGGCCCTGATCGGTCTCGTGGCCGCCGGCACTGGGGCCGCTGGCACCTGGGCGATAGCCGCCGAAGAGGCACACAACGCGGCGGCGCCGACGCATTTCCCGATGCAAGAGCCAAAGGAAATGGGCTGGAGTTTCTCGGGTCCGTTCGGCACCTATGACAAGGCACAGCTGCAGCGCGGCCTAAAGGTCTACAAGGAAGTCTGCTCGGCCTGCCATTCCATGAACCTGGTGGCGTTCCGCACGCTTTCAGACCTTGGCTACTCGGAGGCGCAGGTCAAGTCATTCGCCGCCGGGTACACCATCCACGACGGCCCCAACGACGCCGGCGACATGTTCGACCGTCCCGGCAAGCCGTCCGACCATTTCCCGGCGCCATTCGCCAATGAGGAAGCAGCCGCTGCCTCCAACGGCGGTGCTGCTCCGCCCGATATGTCCCTGCTGGCCAAGGCGCGTGGCGTCGAGCGCGGTTTTCCGCAGTTCGTCTTCGACATCTTCACCCAGTATGACTCCGGCGGTCCCGACTATATCCATTCCTTGCTGACCGGCTTCGACCAGACGCCGCCGACGGGCATGGTTATCCCGGAAGGCACGCACTACAACCCGCATTTCATGTCCGGTGTGTCACTGAAGATGGCCAAGCCGCTCTCGGATGGCGCGGTGACCTATGACGATGGCTCGCCGCAGACTGTCGAGCAGTATTCCCGCGATATTTCGGCCTTCCTGATGTGGGCTGCCGAGCCGCATATGGAAGACCGCAAGAAGATGGGCTTCCGCGTGCTGGTTTTCCTGCTGCTGTTCGGCGCGCTGATGTATCTGACCAAGCGCAAGGTCTGGGAGGGCGTCGCTCACTGA
- a CDS encoding phosphatase PAP2 family protein translates to MKKYALFAAALVLLVVASAAHAEDAQPFVTNKDIDLTMILPPPPANDSAQTKAELGEVLTMQVTRTPEMVAGAVADAEENVWRFANVMGPKFNKDTLPKFSAFFDRVVATEGAVVDPAKDVWKRPRPHQLSDLVKPVVKLSSSGSWPSGHATVGTMMGIILSDMVPEKRAEIMARAAEFAHNRIVGGIHYPSDVEMGKISGSVIAATLLNRDDFKAEYDVAKAELRSDLGM, encoded by the coding sequence ATGAAGAAATATGCATTGTTCGCAGCAGCCTTGGTGCTGCTTGTCGTCGCCTCAGCGGCCCATGCCGAAGACGCCCAGCCCTTCGTCACCAACAAGGACATCGACCTGACGATGATCCTGCCGCCGCCTCCGGCAAACGATTCGGCGCAGACCAAGGCCGAACTGGGCGAAGTGCTGACGATGCAGGTGACACGCACGCCCGAAATGGTGGCTGGCGCGGTCGCTGACGCCGAAGAGAACGTCTGGCGCTTCGCCAACGTCATGGGACCGAAGTTCAACAAGGACACGCTGCCGAAGTTCAGCGCTTTCTTCGACCGCGTCGTGGCCACCGAAGGCGCCGTCGTTGACCCGGCCAAGGATGTCTGGAAGCGTCCGCGCCCGCATCAGCTGAGCGACCTGGTCAAGCCGGTGGTCAAGCTGTCGAGCTCCGGCTCCTGGCCTTCGGGTCACGCCACCGTCGGCACCATGATGGGCATCATTCTCTCCGACATGGTTCCGGAAAAGCGCGCCGAGATCATGGCCCGTGCAGCCGAATTCGCCCACAACCGCATCGTTGGTGGCATCCACTATCCGTCCGACGTCGAGATGGGCAAAATTTCCGGCAGTGTCATCGCAGCGACCCTGCTCAACCGCGATGATTTCAAGGCCGAGTACGACGTGGCCAAGGCCGAGCTGCGCTCCGACCTCGGCATGTAA
- a CDS encoding nuclear transport factor 2 family protein yields MHDNRRRADEDAIRAVVARQFASLSWGNGVAPGWDDFAGDFLPGASLYAASRPAKPISVADFVARMRGLSETSLRTFDEVVLDVMVQVFGNVAIAAAAAEMTENEAETSRSVEMLLLVKTEGQWKIVAQAWDKATDTNPLPDTLVSGATSR; encoded by the coding sequence ATGCATGACAACCGACGCCGCGCCGATGAAGATGCAATCCGAGCTGTCGTCGCCCGCCAGTTCGCCAGCCTGAGTTGGGGCAACGGCGTCGCGCCGGGCTGGGACGATTTTGCCGGGGATTTCCTCCCCGGCGCCAGTCTCTACGCCGCCTCGCGCCCGGCGAAGCCAATCAGTGTCGCCGATTTCGTCGCGCGCATGCGCGGTCTGTCGGAGACGTCACTGCGGACGTTCGACGAGGTTGTGCTTGATGTCATGGTTCAGGTGTTCGGTAACGTGGCCATCGCCGCGGCTGCCGCCGAGATGACCGAGAACGAGGCCGAGACCAGCCGCTCCGTCGAGATGCTGCTTCTGGTGAAGACCGAGGGACAGTGGAAGATCGTCGCCCAGGCCTGGGACAAGGCGACCGACACCAATCCTTTGCCGGATACGCTTGTCTCGGGAGCCACATCGCGCTAG
- a CDS encoding alpha-hydroxy acid oxidase: MRLQDCHNFSDFRRMAQRRLPGPIFNYIDGAADDEVTYRRNTESFETCDLIPNVLRGVSDVDMSVTVMGQKLAMPFYCSPTALQRLFHHQGERAVAKAAAKYGTMFGVSSLGTVSLEEARKIGGGPQVYQFYFHRDRGLNRAMMQRAKDIGVEVMMLTVDSITGGNRERDKRTGFAIPFKLSLAGMLQFALKPGWALNYFTHEGFKLPQLDEHVDMGSGTMSISRYFTEMLDPSMTWDDVAEMVKLWSGPFCLKGIMSVEDARRAVEIGCSGIVLSNHGGRQLDGSRAAFDQLAEIVDAVGDRIDVIMDGGVQRGTHVLKALSLGAKAVGVGRYYLFPLAAAGQAGVEKALEQMRVEIERGMKLMGCTSVEQLTRANLRFR; encoded by the coding sequence ATGCGGCTGCAGGACTGTCACAACTTCTCCGATTTCCGCCGGATGGCGCAGCGGCGGCTGCCGGGGCCGATCTTCAACTACATCGATGGCGCGGCCGACGATGAGGTTACCTATCGCCGCAACACCGAGAGCTTCGAGACCTGCGACCTGATTCCCAACGTGTTGCGCGGGGTCAGCGACGTCGACATGTCGGTGACGGTGATGGGCCAGAAACTGGCAATGCCGTTCTATTGCTCGCCGACCGCGCTGCAGCGCCTGTTTCATCATCAGGGCGAGCGCGCGGTCGCCAAGGCGGCCGCCAAATACGGGACGATGTTCGGGGTGTCCTCGCTCGGCACCGTCAGCCTCGAGGAGGCACGCAAGATCGGCGGCGGACCGCAGGTCTATCAATTCTATTTCCACAGGGATCGCGGCCTCAACCGGGCGATGATGCAGCGCGCCAAGGATATCGGCGTCGAGGTCATGATGCTGACCGTCGACAGCATCACCGGAGGAAATCGCGAGCGCGACAAGCGTACCGGCTTCGCCATCCCCTTCAAGCTCAGTTTGGCCGGAATGCTGCAATTCGCGCTCAAGCCGGGCTGGGCCTTGAATTACTTTACCCATGAGGGGTTTAAGCTGCCGCAGCTGGACGAGCATGTCGACATGGGCAGCGGCACGATGTCAATCAGCCGTTATTTCACCGAGATGCTCGATCCGTCGATGACATGGGATGACGTCGCCGAGATGGTCAAGCTGTGGTCGGGTCCGTTCTGCCTCAAGGGCATCATGTCGGTGGAGGATGCCAGGCGCGCTGTCGAGATCGGCTGCAGCGGCATCGTTCTGTCCAACCATGGCGGCCGGCAGTTGGATGGCTCGCGTGCGGCCTTCGACCAGCTTGCCGAGATCGTCGATGCCGTCGGCGACAGGATCGATGTCATCATGGATGGCGGCGTGCAGCGCGGCACGCATGTGCTGAAAGCGCTGTCGCTTGGCGCCAAGGCGGTTGGCGTCGGCCGCTACTATCTGTTTCCACTGGCGGCGGCCGGGCAGGCGGGCGTGGAAAAGGCGCTCGAACAGATGCGGGTCGAGATCGAACGCGGCATGAAGCTGATGGGCTGCACCTCTGTCGAACAATTGACGCGCGCGAATCTCCGTTTCAGGTAA
- a CDS encoding adenine phosphoribosyltransferase, protein MKSSLEDTLLAAIRTIPDYPKPGILFRDITTLLGNARAFRRAIDELVHPYAGQKIDKIAGIEARGFILGGAVAHQLSAGFVPIRKKGKLPYETVRVAYSLEYGLDEMEMHKDGVTPGEKVILVDDLIATGGTAEAAVKLLRQIGADILAACFVIDLPDLGGRAKLEALGVPVRTLIGFDGH, encoded by the coding sequence ATGAAATCATCCCTCGAAGACACGCTGCTTGCCGCGATCCGCACCATTCCGGACTATCCCAAGCCCGGCATCCTGTTTCGCGACATCACCACGCTGCTGGGCAATGCGCGCGCCTTCCGCCGTGCCATCGACGAGCTGGTGCATCCCTATGCCGGCCAGAAGATCGACAAGATCGCCGGTATCGAGGCGCGCGGTTTCATTCTCGGCGGTGCTGTCGCGCACCAGTTGTCAGCCGGCTTCGTGCCGATCCGCAAGAAGGGCAAGCTGCCCTACGAGACGGTGCGTGTCGCCTACAGCCTGGAATACGGGCTGGACGAGATGGAGATGCACAAGGACGGCGTTACGCCAGGCGAAAAGGTGATCCTGGTTGATGACCTGATCGCTACCGGCGGCACGGCGGAGGCGGCGGTCAAGCTGCTGCGCCAGATCGGCGCCGACATCCTCGCCGCCTGCTTCGTCATCGACCTGCCGGATCTCGGCGGACGCGCCAAGCTGGAGGCGCTCGGCGTGCCGGTGAGAACGCTGATCGGGTTTGACGGGCATTGA
- a CDS encoding MaoC family dehydratase, with translation MTLDEFFRIGTTVSLGSHTFEPEAIKAFARKYDPQVFHIDEEAAKNSVLGGLCASGWHTAATWMKLNLETRMDAEGWDGRGPVPEFGPSPGFKNLKWLKPVYAGETITFTRAALSHRPIASRPGWRVLALRSEAFDSTGDKVLEFDSAVLVKVG, from the coding sequence GTGACCCTCGACGAATTCTTCCGCATCGGCACCACCGTCTCCCTCGGCTCGCACACGTTCGAGCCCGAAGCGATCAAGGCCTTCGCCAGGAAATACGATCCGCAGGTCTTTCATATCGACGAGGAAGCGGCCAAGAACAGCGTGCTCGGCGGCCTCTGCGCCTCAGGCTGGCACACCGCCGCCACCTGGATGAAGCTGAACCTCGAAACCCGCATGGATGCCGAAGGCTGGGATGGCCGCGGCCCGGTGCCGGAATTTGGCCCCTCGCCCGGCTTCAAGAACCTCAAATGGCTGAAGCCGGTCTATGCCGGAGAGACAATCACCTTCACCCGCGCTGCACTCTCCCACCGCCCCATCGCCTCGCGCCCCGGCTGGCGAGTGCTGGCGCTGCGCTCGGAAGCTTTTGATTCGACCGGCGACAAGGTGCTGGAGTTCGACAGCGCCGTACTGGTGAAGGTTGGGTAG
- a CDS encoding MaoC family dehydratase, with the protein MTAKTWAYEDFDEGVSLDLGTKLVSAAEIIEFAQEFDAQPMHLDEEAGKASILGGLAASGWHTCAMFMRMLCDAFLLDSTSQGAPGVDYVKWKKPVLAGDTLSGNTTVLARRVSKSKPGIGLVTMRSELFNQRGESVFEFENTCMFLTREAMA; encoded by the coding sequence ATGACTGCAAAAACCTGGGCCTATGAGGATTTCGACGAAGGCGTGTCGCTCGACCTCGGCACCAAGCTGGTGAGTGCTGCCGAGATCATCGAATTCGCGCAGGAGTTCGATGCCCAGCCGATGCACCTGGACGAGGAAGCCGGCAAGGCCAGCATCCTCGGCGGGCTGGCGGCCTCGGGCTGGCACACCTGCGCCATGTTCATGCGCATGCTGTGCGACGCCTTTCTGCTGGACTCGACCTCGCAAGGCGCGCCAGGCGTCGACTACGTCAAATGGAAGAAGCCGGTTCTGGCAGGCGATACGCTGAGCGGCAACACCACCGTGCTCGCCAGGCGCGTCTCGAAATCGAAGCCCGGCATCGGCCTCGTCACCATGCGCAGCGAATTGTTCAACCAGCGCGGCGAGAGCGTCTTCGAATTCGAAAACACCTGCATGTTCTTGACCCGCGAGGCCATGGCGTGA
- the corA gene encoding magnesium/cobalt transporter CorA — MIKAFVVDNDRLRVVDDLVANGDKVVWADLINPTKEEEATIENWLGVAIPTREEMEEIEISSRLYIEDGAYFMTATLPAQTEVDDPLMSPVTFALAGNRLITVRYHEPKAFKTFPLRAEKVATGCTSGDTILIGLLEAIVDRLADILERAGRDVEAISRDIFEARSTKVSKRNRDFQELLKAIGRKEDIASSVRDSLISLQRLAGFLAHVATQTKMSKDVRARIKTMSRDVLSLADHATFLSQKISFLLDATLGMISIEQNAIIKIFSVAAVIFLPPTLVASIYGMNFDIIPELKWELGYPFAIGLMILSAILPFWYFRRRGWL; from the coding sequence ATGATCAAGGCCTTCGTCGTGGACAATGATCGCCTGCGTGTCGTCGACGATCTCGTGGCAAATGGCGACAAGGTCGTCTGGGCCGACCTCATCAATCCGACCAAGGAAGAAGAGGCCACGATCGAGAACTGGCTTGGCGTCGCCATTCCGACCCGCGAAGAGATGGAAGAGATCGAGATTTCCAGCCGGCTCTACATCGAGGACGGCGCCTATTTCATGACGGCCACGCTGCCGGCGCAGACCGAGGTCGATGATCCCCTGATGTCGCCTGTCACCTTCGCGCTCGCCGGCAACCGGCTGATCACCGTGCGCTATCACGAGCCGAAAGCGTTCAAGACCTTTCCGCTGCGTGCCGAGAAGGTGGCGACCGGCTGTACCAGCGGCGACACCATCCTGATCGGCTTGCTGGAGGCGATCGTCGACCGCCTCGCCGACATCCTCGAGCGCGCCGGCCGTGACGTGGAAGCGATTTCGCGCGACATTTTCGAGGCGCGCTCGACCAAGGTGTCGAAGCGCAACCGCGACTTCCAGGAACTGCTGAAGGCCATTGGCCGCAAGGAGGACATCGCCTCCTCGGTACGCGACAGCCTGATCTCGCTGCAGCGGCTGGCAGGCTTCCTCGCTCATGTCGCGACGCAGACCAAGATGAGCAAGGATGTCCGCGCGCGCATCAAGACGATGTCACGCGACGTGCTGTCGCTCGCCGATCACGCCACCTTCCTGTCGCAGAAGATTTCCTTCCTGCTCGACGCGACGCTTGGCATGATCTCGATCGAGCAGAACGCCATCATCAAGATATTCTCGGTGGCAGCGGTGATCTTCCTGCCACCGACGCTGGTCGCCTCGATCTACGGCATGAATTTCGACATCATCCCGGAGCTGAAGTGGGAGCTCGGCTATCCATTCGCTATTGGTTTGATGATCCTGTCGGCGATCCTGCCCTTCTGGTATTTCCGCCGCCGCGGCTGGCTCTGA